From the genome of Polypterus senegalus isolate Bchr_013 chromosome 8, ASM1683550v1, whole genome shotgun sequence:
tgAATCATTTTGATTAAAACATGACACGCACAAAATggctaaacaaataaaataaaaagcaaatacatTAATTTTTAGGCAGATCAGGGCAACAAAAAGTCCACTCTTCATGGATCCCCAAATAATTCCTATCACATTATGGCTCTTGTCCAAATGTTCACCAGCACCTCACTTTCCCTACTAGTAGATGTCTGAGCACAGCTTGCATATTCCTACGTGATGCTGTCACAAACATCTGTAAGCACACACAAGTATATCTTCACTAGCTACAGTGggaaaaataagtattgaacgcgtCAATGCTTttcttataaatatatttttactggGACTATTGACGTGAAATTTCACCAGATGTGAGTAACAACCCAAATAATCCGCACATCAAAACAagtaagtccataaattaagttataaataattaagttatattaaataaatCTTGAAAGTTCTGGGGGCCTTTTCTATTAACTCTAATCTTCAGTTGTTTCCATTGATTTTTAATTGGATTCAAGTCGGGTGATTGATTGGGCCATTCTTGCAACTTTATTTCctttctctgaaaccaattgagagtttccttggctgtgtgtaTGGGATTGTTGCATTGCTAGAATGTCCACCTTTGGTACTTCATCAGCATcttggtagatggcagcagatttgTATGAAGAATTACGATTAATTAGGATtaccattcatccttccttcaattatatgaAGTTTGCCAGTATTGTGAGGTGTTTTTGTGGTTTGGTCCTTcaaacatggtgtgtgcaatgacatccaaagagttcaattttggcctcatctgaccagactatattctcccagtatttcattgtcttgtccaaatgttgtgcagcaaactttaaaTGAGCTTCAACGTGCTTTTTCTCCAGCACTGTAGTCTTGCGTGGTGAGTGTGCATAGAGGCCATGGCGGTTGAGtgcattacttattgttttctttgaaacaactgtacctgctaattccaggcctttctgaagctctctgcaagtggtccttggctcttggacaactcttctgattattATTTTGAGTCCTCCGTCAGAAATCTAGCAAGGTGCACCTGGTTGTGGTcggtttatggtgaaatgatgttctttccacaTCCAAATTATGGCCCCAAcagtgctcactggaacattcagaagtttagaattACACCTGTAACCGGTGCCCGCAGTATGTTTTGCAACAATAAGGTTGTGAAGGTCCtgagagagctctttgcttttacccatcatgagatgcttcttgtgtgacaccttcgtaataagaaacctttttataggccatcaataggactaaaccagctgatattAATTTGCACTGAAAGGGGGATAGGATTTGtttctaaatactgacagatttcagctggcttcttggctttccatgcctttttgcacctccttttcttcatgtgcTCAATACATTTTCCCGTGTCACTCCACTTTAGTGTAACTTAATGTATGGACTTATTTGTTATGTGTGAATTACTagggttgttaccgacatctggtgtAAAGTTCATGTGAATTGGCCCATTAGAAACATTTACGGAGAAAAACGTTGACGCGTTCAATACCTATGTTCCCGTTATATGGTACTGTACATCCTGGTAAGGCACCTGCTTAGCTCAAGACCATAAATCACTGCAGAGTCTGGTGAAGACGGCAGAACATTACCGGCATACGGTGCCTTCAGTACGGGACATTTACAACACggaaaaacaaacaacattaTTACAAGAACACAGCCATCCTCGCTCCTTACTTGTTTTCCACAGTACAAGACCACCAGCACTGGCGCCAGTAGATTCACAAACTAGTTCTTTTAAATGAAGGCATTTTAACTGTGGCTGGAACAAAATATTGCAAGTCCGCTAATGAAAAAGCGCAAGACAGAAGGTTAAAAAGTAAATCTAATTCCGTAACACTAATTCGGGGTGGGTACATTTTCACGTAGTTTCGTTTCTGCAGCCTACTTACTTGATAGACTGGAGCACAGTCTCGACGTCACGGAAGTGCCCTTGAAACCGCCGAATAACTTGCACGCCCGTGCTACCGACATGCCGGCTTCTGTGAACTGCCTCACTGGAGTGTCTACGGTGTCCGCTTTGGGACATTCCGCTCCTCGTTTTTTCGCTTACAGTTGTTCACATTTTTATAAACTATGTGGGGGTCAGCATCGCTGATTACTTTTAGAAACTAGGTGGTTTACTTTATATGCACAGACAACATATTCATTGCTGAAGTGAATGCTACTAAGAATGCAAGCATCTTGTTTTAGAAAATAGCTATGTTAAAACATTGTTTTCAATATAAGCAAGAGTTCAACCAACACCTTAAAGAGTactactttaaaaatgacttaATGACTATAATAAACATTAAACGTCAATTACAAACAGATCCCTCCTTAAATAACTTCTAATGTCCGAATTGCCATCAAAATGCATTCAGTTACCAGTTTAAGTGGCACACCCTTCACCTTTGCACTAATTCACATTATATATTACATGATAACGTTGTGTGGCACATGTCAGGCAGACCAGCATTTCTGAAAGTATTCATTTCTATTCAGCTGTGCATTAGAACGGGCAAAACAACAAGTCAAAATGGCATGATAATTGTTACTAGGTGTGTCAGTTCAAATATCTCCAAACTGCTGTCATCATAGGTTTTTCTTTCACAACTACTTTACAGAGAATGGCAAGAATTTTACAAAGAATGAGATGACTCACAACCGATCAAATCACATTTAAAACCATAATTAGGGTGCAGAATGTAATCTCTAAATGCGTCTCAtattggactttttttttgtctgggcTACAACAATCAAAGACCATGTCAAAATACAAGAAAACGTGTCTCCACAGAAGCATCAAAACTGCACCATTGATAGGTGGAAAAACGTTGATTGATTGGACGAATCAAAGCTTATTTTGGAACATGCATATTTTGACAGAGGCAGCATGACATCATGAAGTCATCCTGTTTGGTCTCAACATTACAGGTCCATGGTGTGAAAAATATCTTCCTGGCCACCATATCAGCTGAAGAATGTCTAAATGGCAAAGCATGTCTGAACATAATTGATGACCAAGCTTATCCCTTAATGGTTACAGTTTATCTACAACTGCATTGACACTCCCAGGATGACAATGCACTATGTCACAAAGACCCGCATTGCCATTGATTGGTTTGACTATTTTATTGCTTCAGTGACTTGCATGGTTCCTTGTTTCTCAACCAAATGGAGAGTCTTTAAGATGAGGTGAAAAGAGCCATTAACAGCAAGGATTAAGGATTGTTTTCGTACACTCAGATCTGTGTTATATCATCTTTTCTGTACTTGATAAACATCAATCTAGCTAGCTAGAAGAAAAGCcttctttgttgttgtttttactcCTCGTTGAAAGGCTTCCATTCTATTTAAGTCCCTTGACCTGTTTGATGATTGGCTGAATTTCCTTTGCTTCTTTGCTTTGATTCAGGTCACACTTCTTCAAGCTTCTATGTGCTCAAAATGTGCAGTGTTGCATAATAGAGAGTAGTGACTAAACTAATGTAGTAATATTATGAACAGAaaatatagtgcatccggaaagtattcacagcgcatcactttttccacattttgtttcatttttttcctcagaattctacacacaacaccccataatgacaacgtgaaaaaagtttactttaggttttgcaaatttattaaaaataaaaaaactgagaaatcacatgtacataagtattcacagcctttgccatgacgctcaaaattaagctcaggtgcatcctgtttcccctgatcatccttgagatgtttctgcagcttaattggagtccacctgtggtaaattcagttgattggacatgatttggaaaggcacacacctgtctatataaggtcccacagttgacagttcatgtcagagcataaaccaagcatgaagtcaaaggaatggtctgtagacctccgagacaggattgtctcaaggcacaaatctggggaaggttacagaaaaatttcagctgctttgaaggtcccaatgagcacagtggcctgcaTCATCCGTAAGttgaagaagttcgaaaccaccaggattcttcctagagctggccggccatctaaactgagcgatcggtggGAGGGtggaagggccttagtcagggaggtgaccaagaacccgatggtcactctgtcagaggtcctctgtggaaagaggagaaccttccagaaggacgactatctctgcagcaatccaccaatcaggcctgtatggtagagtggccagacagaagccactccttagtaaaaggcacatggcagcccgcctggagtttgccaaaaggcacctgaaggactctcagaccatgagaaacaaagttctctggtctgatgagacaaagattgaactctttggtgtgaatgccaggcaacatgtttggaggaaaccaagcaccgctcatcaccaggccaataccatccctacagtgaagcatggtggtggcagcatcatgctgtggggatgtttttcagcgacaggaactgggagactagtcgggataaaaagaaagatgactgcagcaatgtacagagacatcctggatgaaaacctgctccagagcgctcttgacctcagactggggcgacggttcatcgtTCAGGAGGAAAacaacccaaagcacacagccaagatatcaaaggagtggctacaggacaactctgtgaatgtccttgagtggcccagccagagcccagacctgaatccgattgaacatctctggggagatcttaaaatggctgtgcaccgacgcttcccatccaacctgatggagcttgagaggtgctgcaaagaggaatgggcgaaactggccaaggatagatgtgccaagcttgtggcatcatattcaaaaagacttgaggctgtaattgctgccaaaggtgcatcgacaaagtattgagcaaaggctgtgaatacttatgtacatgtgatttctcagttttttttttttttgtttgtttttaataaatttgcaaaaacctcaagttaacttttttcacattgtcattatggggtgttgtgtgtagaattctgaggtaaaaaattaatttaatccattttggaataaggctgtaacataacaaaatgcggaaaaagtgatgcgctgtgaattctttccggatgcactgtatatatacaaatgcCATGACACCAAGACACACCAGTTTAGTTTTTTCTACAACGTAGCAGAAATACGAACCTACCAAAAACATACAGAACATCTGTAAAGCTGTCAACTGTCAACATTCATTAAAATTGTTCTCTATTGAAAGAAGCATTTCTTCTTTATAAAATGAGTCTGATTAAGCAAGTTCCTGCTATAACTGATTCATGTAGccattcttgcagcagcattatTTTTAGCTTGTTATCCAAGTTTATGCAGAGATCTAAATGTGAATTTATATAATTTCATAATGCTTGAAATGCTAATCCCTTTTAACTGCACTACAGGCTGTTATCatggtttaacatttttttgataaaatatactgtgtgtgtCCTTGCTggctatttaataataataataataattcattacatttggaACCAGGAAGCAAACTCACAATCTttcacagtctccttactgcaaagcagcagcactaccactgcgccacctgtgaggacgaTTTATTTAGGACGATATTTGCCGATAACCCAGTAACAACCTTTTGTTTGTCTGGTATTAGTACAACTCAGATAAGTTCAATTACTCACTTACTAATTGCTACATTAGGCCTTAAATTAGTTAATCGGATCCCATTTTTACTGAgccacacaattccaaaaaataaGTCATGTTGCAACAGCACatcaaaaaatattgcacatatAGCAGTACATAGCAAGGTACAACCATGAACAGACCCACATTCCCATAAACAATttcaagaattaaaataaatacggAACATGTAAACATAAAActacattgtagattttttttttattttttgttccatgACTCTGTGTATTTCTAATTGGGAGCCAGGGGCACAAACCACTTTCCTACCATCACTATATCCAATCCTTCTTTAGTTTTGCAGCTACAGGATTCATGCTCCTTAAAACTCAAAAAGAACCACTACCGAATGCTGTGCAGGGGGGGGAATTGACACCCATTCCAATAATGCTGGAAGAACAAATGCAAAGGCTGCTGCCAACATGCTCACTATAAAACAACTCTAACCTTACAAATTCTGCCATAGTTGTATCTTTCATTATTACACAAAAAAGTAATGAAACTATAATAAAGATCTGTGTTTAAGGTTGTATCcctttaataaaacatgaaagtaGTGTAACAAAGGAAAGAAAGTGACTTAATACCATTTACAACCACAAAACTCTGTAcaatgctaatttttttttctttttattttttttgtacacagacttagaattttattttttttttccttttcccccaCTTTACTTGTGTATTCTTTGCTCCTGGACCTGCTGGTATTATTTATAAAGTATGTCATAATGTCCTGGtctgtataataaataaacatgtggatcACTGCCTTCAGGGAAAACATGGTGATTGACAGTGCCACCTTCGCCACGGTCCATATACTCTACCAAGATTGACACATTCAGAGCCTGAGCCAAAGCAATGATGTGAATATGGTCACTCTCTTTTGACATGGGTTCCACCtcctgaagagaaataaaaaaatgttatatgtatttaataataaagaatCTGCAAAAGATCAGTAATTGAAATGAACACAATTCAAATTCTGTATATGTATCTTGTTTTAATTATGTAATGAAAACATTCCAGCACAATATTTCAGGCTGTCTTTAAGAACACAACATTACCTCTTTTTCACCCTTTAAGTTGATTCAACTTAATTTATTACTTCTCCATTGCAGTTGATCTTAACACAGTCTCAGAGGGGTTGCAGGATAGGGTTTTGAAAATAGGTGACACAATGCTTTAAAATACACAAAGTTATTTGTTAAAATTCCTTCTTCTATTAGGCATCTTCAATTTGAATTGCCAAGGAACATCATCGCTGGTTGCTCAATTTGAAACCAAGGTAAGATTCTAAGAATGGCATGGACTTATAAGAATTATTATGGTAAAGATAAAAACTCCTGCCTGATATAGTTTGTGTCCACACACCATTTGCATTTTTCTTCCACCCTGTCCTCTTCTAGCTTTTAGTGTAGCaaagaacactcaataaaacatgGGAGGGATGCAGGAAGTGAATACATGCAAAACATACAAACTCTGCTCAGCTTGACAGCTGGGCTTCACCTTTAGCAAAGCCTTAGAAAGCATCCACATTTtgctacagtatttatatttcTGATATCAAATTATTGTTCTGTATGCCCAGCCTTTAGTCAAGTTAATGATCACATGGTTCAAATTTCTAATAAATCTGGCCACTGCTACAAACACTAGTAACACAGTCAGCAGAAAAACAGATATATCAGTGCTCCAATAGATACTCAATGCTGATAAAGATACATGTATTCGGTTTATATCTGTAACACATTCTTGACCTTAAATGTAGAACACTCTCACCTGCTGACAGAATTCCTTAATGGAGCGACCACCTTCAATAAAATGCTCAAAGAAGCCTCCTTCTCTCTGCAGGTACCCAGATGTTAGCAGTCGCAGATAAACAACAAGGTAATCAGATGTGCTCTGGTCATTGAAGGCATTTAGTAAATCAGTTATAGTGCCTTGCTTCTCCACTATTTCAATGAGGTccataaactaaaagaaaaaaacaaaccactaTTATGCACCTCTCTTTGCAGAATTTCTACAATATGGCAGAGAATGAAATACTTGATGAATAACTAAGTAAAAGAACCAAGAGTATTTACTTTGACTACTTAACTCTGCAGCCTTAGCAACTATTTATAAGTAGCTGTGCTGTATTCAAAAGGCACTAACATAGGCTGCCAAGTTAAACGGACTTCTTATCTATCTTCTCACTAAGCTCTCACTATAAAGAAGAATTTATTATAAGTAAAAAGCAGTCTAAGCAGCTTTTCACTTTCAGACTTTACAGAAAACCCATCTGCCCTTAGACAAATATATGAAGAATTAAATCATTCTTTGACTGACTTACTGTATTGTGGAAATCTTCAATTGTGAACTCAGTAAAGCCTTGGGTCACCAAGTCCAACTTGCTCTTTGCAGCCACAGCTTTAAACCTATTtgttaaaaaagttaaacatgaTTAATTTGATTTCAATGAAAAGAAACCAAGTATGCAAACATTTCTGGAT
Proteins encoded in this window:
- the otub1b gene encoding ubiquitin thioesterase OTUB1b, whose product is MAEEQQDPSQGDIEGVNCLAYDEAIMAQQDRIQQEIATSNPLVSDRQELSVLNKEYAQDDIVYQQKIKDLHKKYSYIRKTRPDGNCFYRAFGFSHLEALLDNSKELHRFKAVAAKSKLDLVTQGFTEFTIEDFHNTFMDLIEIVEKQGTITDLLNAFNDQSTSDYLVVYLRLLTSGYLQREGGFFEHFIEGGRSIKEFCQQEVEPMSKESDHIHIIALAQALNVSILVEYMDRGEGGTVNHHVFPEGSDPHVYLLYRPGHYDILYK